Proteins encoded by one window of Marixanthomonas sp. SCSIO 43207:
- a CDS encoding Ig-like domain-containing protein: MKSRLLYIPIAILFLLSFVECAKKGAPSGGKRDSIPPVIVRSVPENYTTNFSGNEINIYFDEYIKLKDLQKNLIISPPLKYPPNITPLSTSKRIQIQIEDTLQDNTTYSINFGQSIVDNNEENPFEYYKYVFSTGDYIDSLKVNGRVQDALLPTPEIPTTVMLYEINEAFNDTLVYSEKPKYITTTKDSTGVFEITNVKEGKYLLMALKENNSDYTFQPKNDKIGFTQKPITLPTDSIYTLRLFKEIPDYLIDRPKHLTKNHIIFGYEGITDSLQLELLSQVSSNFEYRTYRDIEKDTVHYWFKPEVENDSLLFLATNRNARDTVNVRMKDLYRDSLTVSSLNAGTVLPKDTLKLLANVPIDSINTKRIAILDKDSTSISSEAFIDKKYNIAQLFFPKTENQAYQVRLLPGAITDFFGETNDTLNYSLRTRTVSDYGTLNITLENLNQFPVIIQLVDSKFKVISEDYITQLQPVLFENISPGKYYIRLIFDENENGVWDTGNFLTREQPEEVVYYPTQLEVRANWSLNETFILTQTNPDPVKTSTDPE, encoded by the coding sequence ATGAAAAGTCGGTTATTATATATTCCCATTGCAATACTTTTTCTACTTTCTTTTGTAGAATGCGCCAAAAAAGGAGCTCCTTCTGGCGGAAAACGTGATAGTATTCCTCCAGTAATTGTAAGAAGTGTTCCTGAAAATTACACAACAAATTTCTCTGGAAATGAAATAAACATTTACTTTGACGAATACATCAAACTGAAAGATCTTCAAAAAAATCTTATCATTTCGCCTCCTCTCAAATATCCTCCCAATATTACTCCTCTTAGCACTTCAAAAAGGATACAAATTCAAATAGAAGACACCCTGCAAGACAACACAACCTACTCTATAAATTTTGGGCAAAGTATTGTTGACAATAACGAAGAAAACCCATTTGAATATTACAAATATGTTTTTTCTACCGGAGACTATATTGATAGTTTAAAAGTAAATGGCCGCGTACAAGATGCCTTATTGCCAACTCCTGAAATTCCTACCACAGTTATGCTTTATGAAATAAATGAAGCCTTTAATGACACACTTGTATATTCTGAAAAACCAAAATACATAACCACTACAAAAGACAGTACCGGAGTATTTGAAATCACCAATGTTAAGGAAGGCAAATATCTTTTAATGGCTTTAAAAGAAAATAATAGTGATTATACATTTCAGCCAAAAAATGACAAAATTGGTTTTACCCAAAAGCCAATTACACTACCTACAGATAGCATTTATACGTTGCGGCTTTTTAAAGAGATACCAGATTATCTTATAGATAGGCCTAAGCACTTGACAAAAAATCATATTATATTTGGGTATGAAGGTATTACAGATAGTCTACAACTAGAACTTCTATCTCAAGTTTCTAGTAATTTTGAGTACAGAACCTACCGTGATATTGAGAAAGACACTGTTCATTATTGGTTCAAACCTGAAGTGGAAAACGATTCACTCTTATTTTTGGCAACAAACAGAAATGCTCGTGACACGGTAAATGTAAGGATGAAAGACCTTTACAGAGATTCTCTTACCGTTTCTTCACTTAATGCAGGAACTGTTTTACCAAAAGATACTTTAAAACTACTGGCCAATGTTCCTATTGATAGTATTAATACTAAAAGAATAGCCATTCTTGATAAAGACTCAACTAGCATCTCTTCAGAAGCTTTTATTGATAAAAAGTACAATATCGCTCAGTTATTTTTCCCCAAAACCGAAAATCAAGCATACCAAGTAAGGCTGTTACCCGGTGCTATTACAGATTTCTTTGGTGAAACAAATGATACACTCAACTATTCATTACGCACAAGAACCGTTTCAGACTATGGTACGTTAAATATAACTCTTGAAAACCTGAATCAATTTCCGGTGATTATTCAATTGGTTGACAGTAAGTTTAAGGTTATTTCAGAAGATTATATCACACAATTACAACCTGTATTATTTGAAAATATCTCACCAGGGAAGTATTACATTAGACTAATTTTTGATGAAAATGAAAATGGCGTTTGGGATACCGGTAACTTTTTAACTCGAGAACAACCCGAAGAAGTTGTGTATTATCCTACGCAACTAGAAGTACGAGCCAATTGGAGTTTGAATGAAACTTTTATTTTAACTCAAACAAATCCCGATCCTGTAAAAACCTCAACTGATCCCGAGTAG
- a CDS encoding amidohydrolase produces the protein MNTSLKVTLIQSKLHWEQVDANLSMFSEKIDSIAETTDLIILPEMFSTGFSMNASTLAEETNGKTLNWMISEAKKSNAALTGSVIISENNTFYNRLFFVFPNGEYKMYDKKHTFTLAGEHKTYSKGTKRLVVDYKGWKICPLVCYDLRFPVWARNTVDYDVLLYVANWPKKRVAAWDALLKARAIENMSYCVGVNRIGPDGNNHEYSGHSAVYDVLGELISTKELETEFTQTLTLTKEHVNSTRDQLRFLQDRDLFELK, from the coding sequence ATGAATACCTCGTTAAAAGTTACGCTAATACAATCAAAACTACATTGGGAACAAGTAGATGCCAATTTAAGCATGTTTTCAGAAAAAATTGATTCTATTGCTGAAACAACAGACTTGATTATTCTACCTGAAATGTTTTCAACAGGTTTTTCAATGAACGCTTCAACTCTTGCTGAAGAAACAAACGGAAAAACATTGAACTGGATGATTTCTGAAGCCAAAAAAAGCAATGCTGCACTAACCGGAAGTGTTATAATTTCAGAAAACAATACTTTTTATAATAGGCTCTTTTTTGTGTTTCCTAATGGAGAATATAAAATGTACGATAAAAAACACACCTTTACACTAGCAGGAGAACACAAGACCTACAGCAAAGGAACAAAACGCTTGGTAGTGGATTATAAAGGCTGGAAAATATGTCCATTGGTATGTTATGACCTTCGTTTTCCTGTCTGGGCGCGCAATACTGTAGATTATGATGTGTTATTATATGTGGCCAATTGGCCAAAAAAGCGTGTAGCAGCTTGGGATGCTCTTTTAAAAGCAAGAGCTATTGAAAATATGAGCTATTGTGTAGGTGTTAACCGAATAGGCCCAGACGGTAATAATCACGAATATAGTGGTCATTCTGCTGTATATGATGTTTTAGGCGAACTCATTTCTACAAAAGAGCTAGAAACTGAATTTACACAAACCTTAACCTTGACAAAAGAACACGTTAATTCTACTCGGGATCAGTTGAGGTTTTTACAGGATCGGGATTTGTTTGAGTTAAAATAA
- a CDS encoding ankyrin repeat domain-containing protein produces MSTLLFDAIRDEKTEQVEILLQEHPDWINEKDNRGSTPLLLATYYGYKPITEVILKHKPNINAQDASGNTALMGVCFKGHNDIAKLLIEHDANVNITNFNGATALIYAATFGKTELVKLLVENGADVNIKDDRGNTALDHAQMQNATTIIELLKSK; encoded by the coding sequence ATGAGTACACTACTATTTGATGCCATAAGAGATGAAAAAACAGAACAAGTAGAAATTCTTTTACAAGAGCATCCAGATTGGATCAATGAAAAAGATAATAGAGGTTCTACACCTCTTTTATTGGCAACGTATTATGGTTATAAACCAATTACCGAAGTAATACTAAAACACAAACCTAACATCAATGCACAAGACGCATCTGGTAATACCGCTTTAATGGGGGTTTGTTTTAAAGGTCACAATGATATTGCAAAACTATTAATAGAGCACGACGCCAATGTAAACATCACAAATTTTAATGGCGCAACTGCACTTATTTATGCTGCAACCTTTGGTAAAACCGAACTTGTGAAATTATTAGTTGAAAACGGAGCAGATGTCAACATAAAAGATGACCGAGGTAATACAGCATTAGATCACGCTCAAATGCAAAACGCCACCACAATAATTGAACTTTTGAAATCTAAATAA
- the katG gene encoding catalase/peroxidase HPI produces the protein MDNDNTKAWEVNESSAKCPFLNGNLHNTTGGGTSNRDWWPNQLNLNILRQNSSLTDPMDPDFDYAKEFKSLDLKAVKEDLYKLMTDSQDWWPADYGHYGPFFIRMAWHSAGTYRIQDGRGGAGTAQQRFAPLNSWPDNANLDKARLLLWPIKKKYGKKLSWADLLVLAGNCAHESMGLKMYGFAGGREDVWEPEEVYWGSETEWLGNEDRFTEDQLEKPLGAAHMGLIYVNPEGHNANPDPVDAAHYIRETFGRMAMNDYETVALIAGGHTFGKTHGAANPEEYVDAEPAAAGLEEQSMGWKNRFGTGKGADTITSGLEGAWTKTPIKWDNNFFETLFGYEWELTKSPAGAHQWKPKDNAGAGTVPDAHDPNKMNDPFMLTTDLSLRMDPEYEKISRHFYENPDEFAEAYSKAWYKLTHRDMGPKERYLGPEVPSEELLWQDPIPKVDHKLIDDNDISELKKNILSSGLSISELVSTAWASASTFRGSDKRGGANGARIRLAPQNSWKVNNPKQLSNVLDALSRIQKEFNDGQSDGKKVSLADMIVLGGCAAIEKAAKDAGHDVKVPFTAGRADASAEQTDSESFEALEPLADGFRNYVKDSYKVTEEELLVDKAQLLTLTAPEMTVLLGGMRVLNTNYDGSNTGVLTNAPGKLTNDFFVNLLDMSTVWKPVSDKASIFEGRDRSTNEVKWKGSRVDLIFGSNSELRALAEVYASEDAKDKFVRDFVNVWDKIMNLDRFDLA, from the coding sequence ATGGACAACGACAATACAAAAGCCTGGGAGGTTAACGAATCTTCTGCAAAATGCCCTTTTCTCAATGGCAATTTGCACAACACTACCGGAGGAGGAACGAGCAACAGAGATTGGTGGCCTAACCAATTAAATTTAAACATTTTAAGACAAAACTCATCATTGACAGATCCTATGGATCCCGATTTTGATTATGCTAAAGAATTCAAATCACTTGACTTAAAAGCCGTTAAAGAAGATTTGTATAAACTTATGACAGACAGCCAAGATTGGTGGCCTGCAGATTATGGACATTATGGTCCGTTTTTTATACGTATGGCTTGGCATAGTGCCGGAACCTATCGTATTCAAGACGGTCGTGGAGGCGCCGGTACAGCACAACAACGCTTTGCACCACTTAATAGTTGGCCTGATAATGCAAACCTTGACAAAGCCAGATTGTTATTGTGGCCAATAAAAAAGAAGTATGGTAAAAAATTATCTTGGGCAGATTTATTAGTATTAGCAGGAAATTGTGCTCACGAGTCTATGGGTTTAAAAATGTATGGTTTTGCTGGCGGAAGAGAGGATGTTTGGGAGCCAGAAGAAGTGTATTGGGGTTCTGAAACCGAATGGTTAGGAAATGAGGACCGATTTACAGAAGACCAGCTCGAGAAACCTCTAGGAGCCGCTCACATGGGGCTAATTTATGTAAACCCAGAAGGTCATAATGCAAATCCAGATCCTGTAGATGCAGCTCATTATATTCGTGAGACCTTTGGGCGTATGGCCATGAATGACTATGAAACAGTTGCATTAATAGCTGGTGGTCATACCTTCGGAAAAACGCACGGAGCAGCAAACCCTGAAGAATACGTAGATGCAGAACCCGCAGCAGCAGGTCTGGAAGAACAAAGTATGGGCTGGAAAAATAGATTTGGAACAGGGAAGGGAGCCGATACTATTACAAGTGGTTTGGAAGGAGCTTGGACCAAGACACCTATAAAATGGGATAATAATTTTTTTGAAACCCTTTTTGGTTACGAATGGGAATTAACAAAAAGCCCTGCAGGTGCTCACCAATGGAAACCTAAAGACAATGCAGGAGCTGGTACCGTTCCAGATGCTCACGACCCCAATAAAATGAATGATCCATTTATGTTAACAACAGACCTTTCCTTACGAATGGATCCTGAGTATGAAAAAATTTCAAGACACTTTTACGAAAATCCGGATGAATTTGCTGAGGCATATTCAAAGGCTTGGTATAAGTTGACGCACCGTGATATGGGACCTAAAGAACGTTACCTAGGTCCTGAAGTTCCTTCAGAAGAGTTACTATGGCAAGATCCAATTCCTAAAGTGGATCATAAGTTAATTGATGATAATGATATTTCAGAACTAAAGAAAAACATTCTTTCTTCCGGATTATCAATTTCCGAATTGGTTTCAACAGCCTGGGCTTCTGCTTCAACTTTTAGAGGATCAGATAAACGCGGAGGAGCTAATGGTGCTCGCATAAGATTGGCGCCTCAAAACAGCTGGAAAGTAAACAATCCTAAGCAGCTGTCAAATGTTTTAGACGCATTAAGTCGTATTCAGAAAGAGTTTAATGACGGTCAGTCTGATGGAAAAAAAGTTTCATTGGCAGATATGATTGTTTTAGGTGGTTGTGCTGCGATTGAAAAAGCTGCAAAAGATGCAGGACACGATGTGAAAGTGCCTTTTACAGCTGGAAGAGCAGATGCCTCTGCAGAACAAACCGATTCAGAATCATTTGAAGCTCTTGAGCCTTTGGCAGATGGTTTCAGAAATTATGTAAAAGATTCTTATAAAGTAACCGAAGAAGAATTGTTAGTTGATAAAGCTCAACTTCTTACATTAACCGCTCCCGAAATGACAGTATTGCTTGGAGGAATGCGTGTTTTAAATACAAATTATGATGGATCAAACACAGGAGTATTAACAAATGCCCCCGGAAAACTTACAAATGATTTTTTTGTAAACCTGCTTGATATGTCCACTGTTTGGAAACCAGTGTCTGACAAGGCTTCTATATTTGAAGGACGCGACCGTAGTACAAACGAAGTAAAATGGAAAGGAAGTAGAGTAGATCTCATATTTGGTTCAAATTCTGAATTAAGAGCACTTGCCGAAGTATATGCAAGTGAAGATGCCAAAGATAAATTTGTACGTGATTTTGTAAATGTATGGGACAAGATTATGAATCTTGATCGATTTGATTTAGCCTAA
- a CDS encoding methionine aminotransferase, whose translation MTSKLPNTTTSIFSIMSKLAADHNAINLAQGFPGFDSDPALIDLVNKAMKNGYNQYAPMPGDKKLRQVISEKIESLYYKKYNADREITITAGATQAIFTAIAATIHKDDEVIVFTPAYDCYKPSIELFGGKVVEIQLEAPTYKPNWKQVVEHVTTKTKMILVNTPHNPTGTLLSEDDMLQLQKISEENDLLVLSDEVYEHIIFDGKDHQSAAKFPQLAKRTFITASFGKTFHNTGWKMGYCLAPEYLMKEFQKVHQYNVFSVNHPIQKALATYLQDSETYLSLPQFYQKKRDYFLDLIKDSRFKFTPSKGTYFQLLDFSEISEERDVDFADRLTREHKIATIPTSVFNQNQEDYKQIRVCFAKTEKELKEAAEILNSI comes from the coding sequence ATGACTTCAAAATTACCCAATACAACCACTTCTATTTTTAGTATCATGAGCAAATTGGCTGCAGACCACAATGCTATAAACCTAGCGCAAGGCTTTCCTGGTTTTGATAGTGACCCTGCATTGATCGATTTGGTAAATAAAGCTATGAAAAATGGTTACAATCAATACGCTCCTATGCCAGGAGACAAAAAATTGCGACAGGTCATTTCAGAAAAAATAGAAAGTTTATACTATAAAAAATATAATGCAGATAGAGAAATAACCATTACAGCAGGAGCTACTCAGGCTATCTTTACTGCCATCGCTGCAACAATTCATAAAGATGATGAGGTTATAGTTTTTACACCTGCTTATGATTGTTACAAACCTTCAATTGAATTATTTGGAGGGAAAGTTGTTGAGATTCAACTTGAAGCTCCAACATACAAACCCAACTGGAAACAAGTAGTTGAACATGTTACAACCAAAACCAAAATGATTCTTGTTAACACGCCTCATAATCCTACAGGTACGTTACTTTCTGAAGATGATATGCTACAATTGCAAAAAATCTCAGAAGAAAATGATTTATTGGTTTTAAGTGATGAGGTTTATGAACATATCATTTTTGATGGAAAAGACCACCAAAGTGCCGCAAAGTTTCCGCAGTTGGCAAAACGCACATTTATAACCGCCTCTTTCGGAAAAACATTTCATAACACAGGCTGGAAAATGGGGTATTGCCTTGCTCCTGAATATTTAATGAAAGAGTTTCAAAAAGTGCATCAATATAATGTATTTTCAGTCAATCATCCCATACAAAAAGCATTGGCTACATACTTACAAGACTCAGAAACGTATCTTTCCTTGCCACAATTTTATCAAAAGAAACGTGATTATTTTTTAGACCTGATTAAAGATTCTCGATTCAAATTTACACCCTCAAAAGGAACTTATTTTCAATTGCTTGATTTTTCAGAAATTTCTGAAGAAAGAGATGTTGATTTTGCAGATCGATTAACCAGAGAACATAAAATTGCTACAATACCTACTTCTGTATTTAACCAAAATCAAGAAGACTATAAGCAGATACGGGTTTGTTTTGCAAAAACTGAAAAGGAATTGAAAGAAGCTGCAGAAATATTAAATTCTATTTAA